The following nucleotide sequence is from Gordonia jinghuaiqii.
TCTGCGAGAACGTCGTCGTGAGATAGGCCAGGCGCGAGGCGATCTGGCGCATCTCCTGTTGCGCGTCGGCGGGGAGTCCGGCACCGGCACGCACCGACTCCCGGTAACGCTTGTCGAGCAGGCGGCGCTGCGGCTCGGTGAGGTCGAGTTCGTCGGCTCGCGAATGGAGATCCGAGATGCGTTCGAACAGCACCGGGTTCATCGCGATGGTGTTGGCGTGGTCGGTCAGCAGCGTCGAGAGTTCCTGGGAGATCTCGTTGCGCCGGGGATTGGTGTCGGGACCGACGAGGTTGAAGAAGATCCCCGACGCGCGGGCCAGGTCACGACCCGAGAGTTCGAGCGCCTCGACGGTGTTGGCAAAACTCGGCGGGGCGGTGTCGGCCGCGATCGCCTCGACCTCGGCGACATGGGATGCCATGGCCGCGGTGAACGCGGGGAGGAAGTCGTCGTCGGAGATCGAGGCGAAATCAGGTAGCTCGTAGGGCAGATCACTCTGAGCCAGTACCGGATTCGTCGAGCTCGAGTTCTTCTGCCCGGTCATCATTTCCCCTTCGGCTTGTCACCCTGCGAATCGGTGGAGAGCGCGGCCACGAACGCGTCCTGCGGAACCTCGACGCGGCCGATCGTCTTCATCCGCTTCTTGCCTTCCTTCTGCTTCTCGAGCAGCTTGCGCTTACGGCTGATGTCGCCGCCGTAGCACTTGGCGAGAACGTCCTTGCGGATCGCCCGGATGTTCTCGCGGGCAATGATCTTGGAGCCCACGGCGGCCTGCACCGGCACCTCGAACTGCTGACGCGGGATCAGTTCCTTGAGTTTGATGGCCATCCGGTTGCCGTAGGCGTAGGCGGCGTCCTTGTGCACGATCGCACTGAAGGCGTCGACGGCCTCACCCTGCAGGAGGATGTCGACCTTGACCAGGTCGGCTTCCTGCTCGCCGGCCTCCTCGTAATCGAGGCTGGCGTAGCCGCGGGTGCGGGACTTCAGGGCGTCGAAGAAGTCGAAGATGATCTCCGCCATCGGCAGCGTGTACCGCAGTTCGACACGGGTCTCCGACAGGTAGTCCATGCCGCCGAGCTCGCCGCGACGTGACTGGCAGAGCTCCATGATCGCGCCGATGAACTCGCTGGGTGCGATGACGGTGGTCTTGACGATCGGCTCGTAGATGTGGCGGGTCTTGCCCTCGGGCCAGTCCGACGGGTTGGTGACGACGTGCTCCGAGCCGTCCTCCATCACCACGCGGTACACCACGTTCGGTGCGGTGGAGATGAGGTTGAGGTTGAACTCGCGCTCGAGCCGTTCCCGGGTGATCTCCATGTGCAGCAGACCCAGGAATCCGCAGCGGAAGCCGAAACCGAGCGCGACCGAGGTCTCCGGCTCGAAGGTGAGAGCGGCGTCGTTGAGTTGCAGTTTCTCGAGCGCCTCACGCAGCACCGGATAGTCCGAGCCGTCGAGCGGGTACAGACCCGAATAGACCATCGGGCGCGGTTCGCGGTAACCCGTCAGCGCCTGGGTGGCACCGCGACGGGCGGTGGTCACGGTGTCACCGACCTTCGACTGACGCACGTCCTTCACACCGGTGATGAGGTAGCCCACCTCGCCGACGCCGAGCCCCACCGATGGCTTGGGGTCAGGCGAGACGATGCCCACCTCCAGCAGCTCGTGGGTGGAGCCGGTGGACATCATCATCACCTTCTCGCGCGGTACGATGCGGCCGTCGACGACGCGGACGTAGGTGACCACGCCGCGATAGGTGTCATAGACCGAGTCGAAGATCATCGCGCGGGCCGGGGCGTCGGAGTCACCCACCGGGGCGGGGACCGACCGGATCACCTCGTCGAGCAGTTCGGTGACGCCGACGCCGGTCTTGCCCGACACCCGCAGGACGTCCTCGGGTTCACAACCCACGATGTGGGCCAGCTCGGCGGCGTAGCGGTCCGGATCGGCGGCCGGCAGGTCGATCTTGTTCAGCACCGGGATGATGGTGAGATCGTTCTCCATGGCCAGGTACAGGTTGGCCAGCGTCTGCGCCTCGATCCCCTGCGCGGCGTCGACCAGGAGCACAGCACCCTCGCACGCTTCGAGCGCACGCGACACCTCGTAGGTGAAGTCGACGTGGCCGGGTGTGTCGATGAGGTGCAGAACGTATTCCTCGTCGCCGTCAGGGGTGCTGACGGTCCACGGGAGCCGCACGTTCTGCGCCTTGATCGTGATGCCGCGCTCACGCTCGATGTCCATGCGGTCGAGGTACTGCGCCCGCATCTGACGTTCTTCCACGACGCCGGTGAGCTGCAGCATCCGGTCGGCCAGCGTCGACTTGCCGTGGTCGATGTGGGCGATGATGCAGAAGTTCCGGATGCGCGCCGGGTCGGTGAAGGTCTTGTCGGCGAAGGTGGGAATTGGAACTACTCCTCATACGAACAGTGTGTGGACCTCACAGCAGCTCGCCGCAGGTCGATACAGGTTGACCATCAGTTTCTCATGACCGCAGGGACTCGCGCCCACGGCCACGTCCCAGACGCCCCGAGCGGACCCGTCGAGGCGCTACCGTGGCAGCCGTGTCCGCGAACTCCGTCACCATCGTCGAGACCGTCGACGTCGCCGCCGACGTGCACCGGCCCGGCTCCACGCCCCGGGCCACGATCGTCCTCGCGCACGGTGCCGGCGGCGATCGCCACGCCGTGATTCTGCGCGCGCTCGCCGACGAACTGTGCGGACGCGGGTTCGTGGTCGCCCGGATCGACCTGCCCTACCGTCGGCGCCGGCCCAAGGGTCCGCCCAGCCCGTCGACGTCGCCCGCCGACCGCGGCGGCATCCGCGCCGCCTGCGCGATGTTCCGCGGCGAGTCCGACGGCCCGCTGTTCGTCGGCGGGCACTCCTACGGCGGCCGGCAGGCCTCGATGGCGGTCGCCGAGGACTCCGACACAGCAGACGGCACCGGCCTGGCCGACGGCCTGCTGCTCACCTCGTATCCGCTGCATCCGCCCGGCAAGCCGGAGAAGTTACGCACCGAACATCTGCCGGCGATCACCGTCCCGACGCTCGTGGTGCACGGCAGCTCCGACCCGTTCGGCACCACCGAGGAGATGAACCACGCGTTCGATCTCGTCGCGGGTCCGACGCGGATCGTCGAACTCGACAAGGTCGGCCACGATCTGAACCCGAAGAAGAAGCCCACCGCGTCGCTGACCGCCGACGCGGTGGAGGAATTCCTGATGGAGGAGACCCACCGGTGACGAGCCGCAGCATCCGATCCTCCGCCCGCCCCACCGCGGAGGTGGCCCGCTCGATCAGCTACTCCCCTGATCTCGACGGCGACGCCGACCCCGGCGAGATCGTCTGGACGTGGGTGGCCTACGAGGACGATCCGAACCAGGGCAAGGACCGCCCGGTGCTGGTTGTCGGACGGGATGCACGCACCGAGGCGGCCGACCACGTGCTGGGCCTGATGCTGTCGAGCAAGGACCATCACGGGACCGACGAGAACTGGCTGGCCGTCGGGACCGGCACCTGGGACTCCCAGAACCGGCCGAGCTTCGTGAGGCTCGATCGCGTCCTCGTCGTCGACGCCGACGGAATCCGTCGCGAAGGTGCCATTCTCGACCCTCGCCGATTCGACACCGTCGCAGACGAACTCAGGGAGCGCTACGGCTGGCGATAGCCTCCGCCGGCGGTTTCACCGCCGGCCGGGGTCCGCGTTCGAGACCCCTCTACGCGAGCCGCGTGACCTCGACGATCACGTCGAGATCCGTTGCGCCGCCCCCGGTGTAGATGCCCTTGAGCGGTGACACGTCGGCGTAGTCGCGCCCCACACCCACCGACACGTGTTGCTCGGTGATCGGGGTGTCGTTGGTGGGGTCATAGCCCCACCAACCGCCGGTCCACGCCTCGATCCAGGCATGGCTCTGTCCCTGAACCACCTTGTCGATGGCCGCGTCGGGTTCGGGATGCAGGTAGCCGGAGACGTAGCGGGCGGGGATACCGAGGCCACGCAGCATCACGAGGGTGAGGTGTGCGTAGTCCTGGCAGACGCCCTTGCGGTCACTCCAGGCGTCGACCGCGGTGGTGTGCACACCGGTGGTACCGGGTACGTACTCCATCTCGGCGTGGATGAACTGTGCGACGGCTTCCACCGACTCGCCCGGCGTGAGCCCCTTCGTCAACTTCTTGGCGGTGGCGAGGAGCTGGCGGTTCCTGGCCACATACCCGGTGTACGAGAGCATCTCGTCGTAGCGGTCCATGACTGGTTCGCCGACGATCTCGTCCCACGACACCTGGTCTTCCTCCGCGGGACGTTGTCCCGCCTCGGTCTCGACCACCGACAGCCCCGACACCTCGAGCTCTTCGTGCGGCGCGTGCAGATCGAATGCGGTGACCGCGGTACCCCAGTAGTCGGTGTAGCGGTATGACCTTGTCGCCGGGACCGTTTCGACGCGGTTGACGATCACGTTCTGCCGAGCATCACTGCGCGGGGTCAGGCGTGCCTCGTTGTACGACGACGTGACGGGACTGTGGTAGGCGAAACCGGTGGAATGGACGACGCGCAGACGCCAGCTCACAGTTCACTCTCCTCGATGACTTGACCGTCGCTGACTCGGGCGTCAGCCCACGAGACATACGGCGACACATGGAAATACTGCCTGGTGACGGCCTCGTTGACCTCTTGGCAGGTGTCCTGCAGGTCGACGAGGCGGTCTTGCAGGCCGTCGAGCAACTTTCCGGCTTCGAGGAACTCCAGCGAACTGCGGGCGCGACCCAGGAGCAACTGCG
It contains:
- a CDS encoding alpha/beta family hydrolase, with product MAAVSANSVTIVETVDVAADVHRPGSTPRATIVLAHGAGGDRHAVILRALADELCGRGFVVARIDLPYRRRRPKGPPSPSTSPADRGGIRAACAMFRGESDGPLFVGGHSYGGRQASMAVAEDSDTADGTGLADGLLLTSYPLHPPGKPEKLRTEHLPAITVPTLVVHGSSDPFGTTEEMNHAFDLVAGPTRIVELDKVGHDLNPKKKPTASLTADAVEEFLMEETHR
- a CDS encoding transglutaminase family protein, which produces MSWRLRVVHSTGFAYHSPVTSSYNEARLTPRSDARQNVIVNRVETVPATRSYRYTDYWGTAVTAFDLHAPHEELEVSGLSVVETEAGQRPAEEDQVSWDEIVGEPVMDRYDEMLSYTGYVARNRQLLATAKKLTKGLTPGESVEAVAQFIHAEMEYVPGTTGVHTTAVDAWSDRKGVCQDYAHLTLVMLRGLGIPARYVSGYLHPEPDAAIDKVVQGQSHAWIEAWTGGWWGYDPTNDTPITEQHVSVGVGRDYADVSPLKGIYTGGGATDLDVIVEVTRLA
- the lepA gene encoding translation elongation factor 4, which gives rise to MPTFADKTFTDPARIRNFCIIAHIDHGKSTLADRMLQLTGVVEERQMRAQYLDRMDIERERGITIKAQNVRLPWTVSTPDGDEEYVLHLIDTPGHVDFTYEVSRALEACEGAVLLVDAAQGIEAQTLANLYLAMENDLTIIPVLNKIDLPAADPDRYAAELAHIVGCEPEDVLRVSGKTGVGVTELLDEVIRSVPAPVGDSDAPARAMIFDSVYDTYRGVVTYVRVVDGRIVPREKVMMMSTGSTHELLEVGIVSPDPKPSVGLGVGEVGYLITGVKDVRQSKVGDTVTTARRGATQALTGYREPRPMVYSGLYPLDGSDYPVLREALEKLQLNDAALTFEPETSVALGFGFRCGFLGLLHMEITRERLEREFNLNLISTAPNVVYRVVMEDGSEHVVTNPSDWPEGKTRHIYEPIVKTTVIAPSEFIGAIMELCQSRRGELGGMDYLSETRVELRYTLPMAEIIFDFFDALKSRTRGYASLDYEEAGEQEADLVKVDILLQGEAVDAFSAIVHKDAAYAYGNRMAIKLKELIPRQQFEVPVQAAVGSKIIARENIRAIRKDVLAKCYGGDISRKRKLLEKQKEGKKRMKTIGRVEVPQDAFVAALSTDSQGDKPKGK
- a CDS encoding type II toxin-antitoxin system PemK/MazF family toxin → MTSRSIRSSARPTAEVARSISYSPDLDGDADPGEIVWTWVAYEDDPNQGKDRPVLVVGRDARTEAADHVLGLMLSSKDHHGTDENWLAVGTGTWDSQNRPSFVRLDRVLVVDADGIRREGAILDPRRFDTVADELRERYGWR